AAAATCTGTGCTACTCAACAAACAATGCAATTTATAAAACAACTACCCCCTCCctcaattaatattttaataaatatattttaattctgtaataaaaaatactattgaATTTAGCACAAACATAGTTCCACTTCAACATCTCAACCACAAAATCTGAAATAGTTTctttattgatattatattgaaaatataggcctatctcAGAAAACATAACTTTACTCGTACAACTCTttcataacaaaatatattcacTATTACATTATCTAATAGCTGTAGGGTAAGTCTCatgtctcgggtccattctatagTCGCCATACAGATAGACTACTACaccagtacttctatgaatggatgactagttggtgacaagaacgctagttggtcatacccagtactgattttacgatcattcgggaaaacACCTCACAACGTGGCACCTAAACTTGCACAAATGACTACCCGTTTTTTCCAGTTTCACAGCAACCATGCTGCCAGGTTTCTTTTCTGCTGACTGTTCCCTTTAGGAGATTTATTAGGCCACTATAGCCAAGTATTAACTGCAACTCACAGGCTAAACCCAAGGGCCCCAGAGCTTAAGGAACTACTGTACTCAGAGTTGCTCCACTAGGTGACAGTAGTGGAGTAACAGCTATGAGCACTCAcaggctaaacccaggggcccagAGCTTAAGCAACTACCTACTGTAGAGTCGGAAGGCCTTGCCCCTGCCCTACGCCACTGGGTGACAGCAGTGGAGTACCGGCTTTGAGCGCTCACaagctaaacccaggggccgtAGAGCTTATGGAAATACCCAGAGTTGCAGGGCCTTTCCtcctgcgttacgccactgggtGACAGCTCTATTCTACACTTCTATGTTAGGGTCAGATGGGTTGCCTTGTTTTATAAGTATATCCTCTTGCTTCCACTTAGGTTTCTCTGTCCTTGTGTGCCAGACATAAACCTGTGAAAGaattaatcataataattatattttgataaaacCATTGACCTACTTTAACAAATcccaatttatattaaaaaggAATACTTTAGCAATAAATAAGCCTACAATATGTGTTAACTAATTCTGAAAAAAGCTAAATAATAAAAGCTTTAatttagtaattaataataatattaatatttatttggtcaaCAATGAAGTGAgcataggctaaagcccaaacagattttGCACTTACtccatataatttgtttaactaATCTTGAAAGTTTACAAATAtttgttgaaatattaaaaccatttatttagTCATATATAAAAGCttacaatttattataattaaattcaaaataatattgaaaattgaatatttattgttgaTTATCAATTCAAGcccattttattgtttttagcaTTACAAAGAAAgttattgtattaaaatattcaatttttaaatcaatgcTATACTCTCAATGAATTATGCTGCAATACTTCATCAGTGATGAAAACAGACAGTCAACTGTGAAAATGATTTGTGTTTTAACGAAGTGACAATAATGTTTAGTTCCATAAGGAATATAAACTaatttattctgaacaatttagaaaaaaatggaTACCCTATAtccttaatttgcatatttcagcTAATTTACATGTTTTTATTAATGTGCGACTGTGGTGTAATTTGTAGAATATCATCTCCACATCATAAGAGctttgtttgcaatttgtttgactTTAAATGCTAGATTGCCTGACTATACCTGATATATagaaaaatactgtatatagcgGCCATTTTGGTTTTATGGACATTAACCTAATTTCTTCAACTCCatttttaatatgttgttcTGATAGGCCTTTAGAGATATTTACCacaaaaataaattctgttCTAATTTTGTCTAGGTATGCCCATTTTTTTTGCTACATTGACCGGACTATTGGGAAGCAACAAAGTCTCCTAGTAATagtggtgtcctctgaataggggttggtcaTAGTGCTAAACCTATATTGCCCCTTGTTCGGTTCACAGAACTCAACAGAGGgcttctactgtactgtagttagTTACAAGATTACAATTAAACTACATCTTTTACCAGCTAAATTAATAGCTTTACAGACAGGCAAATAAAATCTGTCATATAGGATGTCCTTATACTATAGATTCCTATCAAACAGAAATGCTACAACAACTAATGAATTACCTTTGTGCATAGGCCAGCCTTGGGCTCCAAATCCTCCATCTTTACTATTTTTATAAGGTAAGAAGACTCTATATAACCCCTTGGTGCTTTGATGTCAAACCTAGCCTCAGAATTCTGTTGTACCAGGAGTAGATTGATTGCAAAGCCTGCCATATCAATTGCAAACGGTCGTTCTGGTTTCCAAGCTGTGTACCATGCATAAACCTTCTGTTCCGCATTCACTAGAGGGCGCTCAAACTTTAGACCACCAACGATACCGACTGGCCATACAGATACTGTTTGTGTGTTTCTCATCTGTATGTTGAAACAAAaagagtgaataactattataaaaaaataatcaggGCGTCAATACTGATATATTGGCTATGGTTATGAATGCCTtgataaaataaactattttttcCAGCCATGAAACGCatcatgtaaaaataaaaataaaaatattttatttacctcATGAAAAATCTGTAAATCATATGTATTGTCATCATCAGCAAAATAAACTACACCGGGTTCTTTATTGGCGTCAACGTTTTTCACCAACCAATCAATTGCAAGGTTACGCTGTTCTACACCTCTGGGTTTTAACCAACTCGGATCGTTCTCACCAAGTTGATAGTATTGTGGCGTTTTTGTATTCAAGTGCGTAAAAACTACTCCGGATCTTTCCAAAAATTTCGCAACCAGAGGTGTTTTATTCTCCGAGTCTTCTACGACTATCCAGTGAAGGTTTTTTATATGTAGGAAAGTTTGCGATAACCGTGTCAACTCAGCTTTTTGTACATGCCTTGTATACGTTGGAGTGATGGCGTATATAGTTGGCAAATCATCATCCGTAATTTGCGATATATAATCTACCGCATACGGATATTGTCTTCTTAACGTAGTTTGTAAAAAATCAAgtctttttgaaataaaattaatattctttTCTTTGGCTTCTAGTTCATTCATTTGTCTTTTATACTCATCATTAATTTCTTTAGCAAGTCCCGTTTTTTGGTGTTCAAcattttgacaattaaaacctGAAAGAAATTACAGTTGATGATTTTAATTCATGCATATCATAGATTTtgtgataaaaaatgtgatgtgcccatatatgaacattatgatgtcatatcactaccatatttggacatatcactaccatatttaggcacatcatcacacttttgtttttcaaactagtttgatagtgtagacagagctttagagtgcAAATCAGAATGTTACTAGAGACCTATGACCCGGGCCTCTATACACGAAAACACCCACATTCAAAACCATCGACCATCAAAAGTGTGCAAGAAAACTGTCCACTACCAGTGGGAAAGATCTGTCACACAGGCTGAGACAACTGGCATGAATAGGAATTTGCTCATGATAAATTTACTTGCGTGCAGAGATGGTAAAACATTGTGATATTGAGTGAATGATGTAGTTCTACTACTGTTGAGTGGTCATTGGATGGCAGACAAGATTTTTTATTAGGAAGGAATTTGTATATTTCTTCTAGCCAAATTGTCCTATTGTCCTAATCAGCTCGTAGCTCATTAAATCTACGCATGTgtgcatttttaaaaagtggCAATTTTTCTGACACAACATTGTGGAATTAAGATAATAGTGTGACAATGGGTAAGACCATGCTGACCAATCAAATGTCTGTGTCAGAACCAACAATTTAAATGCATATACAATCATTCAAACCTGAAATAGGAAGCTTTTGTTGCTTACTAGAGCCTGAAAAGATTTTGTGTAAAAAcgaaaataattgtattattattaacgataaatagatattaaataggcctatttattaaaccatagagatattatagtgaacaatatctctatgattaaaCTCTGAGGCTAGCTAAGCTaagcaaacaaataaaaaaatataaaaagtgaaatgattaataacaatataattattttatttactatatcAAGGCGaagttttaaaagaaaattaggCCTAatctagggctaggcctacaaTCCAGTATGGTATCGCATAACCCGACACGCCAACAGGGGCAGTTGGTGTGGCGTCTGGTggcatataggcctagacctacACAAGAACGAGAAGCTCGGTTAGCCTAgcctaaaatatttatattttacatttggcTAACGTGTTTTTAGAAATTTAAACATACCGATATTCATGACCATCATAAGAAATCCGATCAACGAGGAGCACATACAGAGAATCAATAACTTATGAAATATGCCTCTACTCATTTCTGTTATTCTTGCCACGCACGGTGTATTCAAAGAAATGGAAAGTCACGCATGACAAAACATGACAAATAATAAAGGAAGTACGCCATCAACGGTATTTTATTAAAAGGGGAAACCCCTAATTTCCCTCCGCGTTACGTTAACCACGCCCACCTTTCTGTGTATCAACTTTTACgacaaactttttattttttaaacaaagataGTACCATAATCATCCACAATCAAGtctaaaataacttttatatctttaaaataaaaatcatatagGTCTATGTGcattcatattaattattatataaaacatctTTCTCATAATCATGgataaatcataaatatagcACAGTAATCGTTCACATAGAAGTtatgatttcatttcatttcattatttatttggtctatttaagtatatacaaaagaaaaaaaactgaaatttgggagaccagggtcaacctaagtgaacttaatcactgtagctgagccggttgatcTATTTATAGGCTAATTACATGACTTggaaatactaaataatattgtaaaccttgaatttatttgttaacGTTTTAATAGCACGTCATTTGATAAATTTAGGTTCATATGGCGATCACGATGGATCAGTAGAATCATGCAGCTAGTGATAATCAACGGTTACAATTggtatattgttttattttaacaatcgAATCAAGGCAAAAACAAACAGGATAACCATAGAGCTTGTACGGATGAAAACGGCACTGTTTATCACAAACGCATTTGAAGCGATAAGATCCCGATAAAACAAAGCGGAATCCTTTGGGGTACGAGGTCTGTCTGGGTCATCAAAGTCCACGTGGTGTAGACCAAATCGTTGACTGTAACCTGACGCCCATTCAAAGTTGTCCATCAAAGACCAAGCAAAGTAGCCCACAACGTTTACTTCATCTATCTTGATTGCTGTCAAGAAAATTACGGTATGTTACGTTAAGGCAAAAATCACACAGAGTCGCACGGCCAGGCCCGACGAGTAGAGAAAAGAAGAGAGAAAATTTTGCcggagaaaattaaacatgtttactgTTCTCGCGACGACCTAAAAATTACGACCGACGCTATCTGAAGAGGACTCGTCTCGTTGGGAGATTCAACTAGAACGAAACGTAAGCCGCAACGTAAGCCGCAACGGAAGCGAATTTATCACAAGGAAcggttcgaataatccatcgcttggattggtcaatttgcttgcGTTGCGACTTACGCCATTTTGCGTtgcattctagtgggaaccaatctttagaCAGCACCGACGAGAAAAACGTTTTGTTGAACCTCGCCGCATTCCATAATTATACGCCGGgcttttaattaaataatcgCTATCCAATCGGATTTGAACCACACCATAAACGcattttaagcttggttctcactaggacgtaacgcaaggacgtcaacgcaagcgtgttgatcaatgacaagtgacagttcgaataatccatcgcttgtgattggtcaactcacttacgttgcgttacgtccttgtcttgcgtctctagtgggaaccaaacattagtggtctaatggtacgatgtctgcatatcaagcagaagatgGTTTTTGTACCGtctaaaggccaactcagactcgtcggtgctgtctgagttgcAACGCGACGAGACGAGTCGTCTTGAATTGACAGCGCACATCACACGAAGACGGTTCTTCAGTAACTTGTTATTTTACTCTACACCTCACTCAATAATAGGTCAAGACAGAATGAAAGTAAAATAAGAGCATATTGGAAAATGACAAAAATCTACCTAATCTCAAGATTTACCTTTCAGAACCTCATTCAAATATGCAGAGTAATACGTAATTCTATCACTATCGTCAAGGATCTGTTCATACGGGGTTGAAACACCGTTTTCGGTGATGAATATTTCCGGATCGTCGTATTCTGTTTTCACCCAGTTAAGAAGCTCCCGCAACCCCCATGGTGCAGGTCTCAACCACTCTGAAGCAGATTTAGGCCAGTCGTCGGGTTGAAAGCGATAGACATCCTAGAAAGATcaagtaaatattatatatttaacgtACATAAACCAACCATGATACTGTGATTAACTATTCGATATACTCGATAATGATATTATGATGGTTAGCGTTTATAATACCACATTACGATTTCATATTTAACTAAATATGTTTGGATAAACACCTGATCGCTCTCATAATTAACCTCTGACGTCGGACTCTCGTGGTATCTGCATACGGTAGTCGTGTACGCATTTAGTCCGAAGAAGTCATGGGTGCCTTTGATGTATTCGACTTCTTCATCGGTGAAACTAGGGAGCCGGGATTCATTTAAGCCTTGTGCTATACTTTTCATGTCTACTTGACTTCGCATTTGAGCAGGATAATCACCTTTGAAAATTGGGTGGGCATACCTACGTCgtaacaaaaagaaaattataatagTATTTGTAATTAATTGTATGATCGCATTTACCTAACCGATACACGTCACGAGCGGTATCACGTCTAGTAAAGTTAAACATTCTGCATTATCGTGTATTCTGACAGTAACATTCATCCCATATGGATACTGGGGTAGAGAGAGATCATTTAGAGGGTTAGACTTACTGTAGGAGTTCGATGCTATGGTATGGGACTGTCGTCGCGAACGATACTGCAGGATGTTAACCTCGCCAGACGTGGTAGGCCTACCATACGAGAATCGGTAGTCATTGCTTGCTCTGTATTGTCTATACTCAATCATATGCCTAACTAAAATCAACTCACCAACCAGCGGTGAACTGCATATAACGAATGGCAGCATCGACGTCCTCTTGCTTGGTTGCGTCTTCTGGCATCCCATAGTCAGTGCTCAAAGTAATAGAAATTTTACCTCCGTACGAATATTTTTTATGGTAAGTATGGTACGCCTCAGCATGAGCCTTGATGATAGTGTGCGCTGCCCTATAAGGAGCATACCCTGGGTCGTTAATTCCAGGGGCGAAGACAGCTATGCCATACCCGAGCCATGTCACGACATATGGCTCGTTGAAAGTGATCCAGTAGCCAACTCTATCACCAAAACGGTCGAAGCACAAATCTGCGTAGTCGTTGAATATGTCGACCAGTGTTTCGTTTTCCCATCCACCGATGTCTTGCAGCGCTTGCGGCAGATCCCAATGGTACAAAGTGACCATAGGTTGAATATCAGCATCAAGCAATGCATCTATCAACTTACTATAGTAACTTATGCCCGCTTCATTCACATTATCTATCAATCCACTGGGTAGAATACGCGGCCAAGAAATGGAGAATCGGTAGAATTTTACATTCATATCCTTCAGAATCTTGACGTCTTCTAAGTAGTTGTTGTAGCTGTCACAGGCGACGTCTCCATTTTCATCATTATAGATCTTTCCAGGTGTATGGGCAAATACATCCCATATGCTAGGCCCCTTGTTATCGGCATCCCATCCACCTTCTATTTGGTAGGCAGACGTAGCTGAACCCCAGATGAAGTCTTCAGGAAATGAGTCGTAGTACACAGCATCTCTCTCAGGATCATTAAAAACTTCTGGATAATAATAGTCTGCCGCGTAAGCTATTGAAATGAAACAGAGGATGGCGGGAAAACGCAACATAGTTAGTAGTGTAGATCGACGCTGGTGTGTAGATCATACGACGATGATGATCAAGCATCAAAGTCACCATGGACTTGAACCACCAGTTTAATCATTAGCTGgctaatttgtttatatttcttatcTACGTGTGTGCACACTTTATGAACGATCTTTGCTACACCTATATTGTTGTTTGAACTGTAATATTTAGACGGGTACTTGTGATATAACCCTATAGAtacatttgattgattgattgtttgtTGAAGGGCATGCACTGAATACGTGTAAGAAACTAAACATCCTACACAGGAGTTTTCAATGTATTTATCAATTTCAATGACATATATCATTTTGAACTTGATAAGTTATCTACGTGGAAATAACGTTAATATTGCGTTTATGCAAACTTTctatttgattttaataatttcgtTATTTCATTCAACGCCACTGTTTAAATTACGTCTATGCAAGCTTTCTATTCAACTATTGCGTTATATCAACGTTTTGAGGTTGAATCGACGCTAGCATTTATTTAAGTTTATGCAAACTTATTCAACTAAACAAtgtgttatttcaacgttatcGTTTTGACGTTGAATCAACACTAGAATTTATTTACGTTTATGGAAACTTATTAAAGTAAACAATTGTGTTATTTCAACGTCACCATTTATTTAAACGTTAAATCACCCACCGTTTAAATTACGTCTATGCAAACTATTCACACAATTGCGTTATTTCAACATTGTTGTGAATCaacgctagaatttatttaCGTTTATGCAAACTGATTAAACTAAACAATGCGTTATTTCGACGTCACCGTTTTGACGTTGAATCAACTGTACAATCTATTTACGTTAATACAAACTTTAATTTTCAATATACTCCATTTACATGTACGTCATATCAACGTTTGGAAATAACGTTCAGTATATAAAGAGGAGTTAATTTCGACACCGGGAAGTTTATATAATAAGTGACTAATTT
The window above is part of the Antedon mediterranea chromosome 10, ecAntMedi1.1, whole genome shotgun sequence genome. Proteins encoded here:
- the LOC140061129 gene encoding galactosylgalactosylxylosylprotein 3-beta-glucuronosyltransferase 3-like — protein: MNELEAKEKNINFISKRLDFLQTTLRRQYPYAVDYISQITDDDLPTIYAITPTYTRHVQKAELTRLSQTFLHIKNLHWIVVEDSENKTPLVAKFLERSGVVFTHLNTKTPQYYQLGENDPSWLKPRGVEQRNLAIDWLVKNVDANKEPGVVYFADDDNTYDLQIFHEMRNTQTVSVWPVGIVGGLKFERPLVNAEQKVYAWYTAWKPERPFAIDMAGFAINLLLVQQNSEARFDIKAPRGYIESSYLIKIVKMEDLEPKAGLCTKVYVWHTRTEKPKWKQEDILIKQGNPSDPNIEV
- the LOC140061128 gene encoding myrosinase 1-like produces the protein MLRFPAILCFISIAYAADYYYPEVFNDPERDAVYYDSFPEDFIWGSATSAYQIEGGWDADNKGPSIWDVFAHTPGKIYNDENGDVACDSYNNYLEDVKILKDMNVKFYRFSISWPRILPSGLIDNVNEAGISYYSKLIDALLDADIQPMVTLYHWDLPQALQDIGGWENETLVDIFNDYADLCFDRFGDRVGYWITFNEPYVVTWLGYGIAVFAPGINDPGYAPYRAAHTIIKAHAEAYHTYHKKYSYGGKISITLSTDYGMPEDATKQEDVDAAIRYMQFTAGWYAHPIFKGDYPAQMRSQVDMKSIAQGLNESRLPSFTDEEVEYIKGTHDFFGLNAYTTTVCRYHESPTSEVNYESDQDVYRFQPDDWPKSASEWLRPAPWGLRELLNWVKTEYDDPEIFITENGVSTPYEQILDDSDRITYYSAYLNEVLKAIKIDEVNVVGYFAWSLMDNFEWASGYSQRFGLHHVDFDDPDRPRTPKDSALFYRDLIASNAFVINSAVFIRTSSMVILFVFALIRLLK